A genomic window from Triticum urartu cultivar G1812 chromosome 7, Tu2.1, whole genome shotgun sequence includes:
- the LOC125524440 gene encoding DNA-binding protein RHL1-like isoform X1: MVAKKPAASAAAGAVGPEAEERKRLRSLAFSKGLLQRGEPAAHRAALPPSGAVARLQGRDIVRPRGQRRGRFLFSFPGLLAPAAGAGGRVGELADLGTKNPVLYLEFPQGRMKLLGTHVYPKNKYLTLQMTRSAKGVACEDVFESMIVFSEAWWVGTKEENHDELKLEFPKEMQNVCMLREDVDFKGGAGAASGEVVTVNKPRKQAAVPRTAEPRTPEPHTLEYESDADSEDSDVKDEIGTQTTSDTPVRKSARTAGKTFKFAELAGGDSAESDTEIEFAEDLDEKMETAEIKEEIPVEDITE, translated from the exons ATGGTGGCGAAGAAGCCGGCCGCGTCGGCGGCAGCCGGCGCCGTTGGCCCGGAGGCGGAGGAGCGGAAGCGCCTGCGTTCGCTGGCCTTCTCCAAGGGCCTGCTGCAGCGCGGCGAGCCGGCGGCGCACCGGGCGGCGCTGCCGCCGTCCGGCGCCGTGGCGCGGTTGCAGGGGCGCGACATCGTGCGGCCGCGGGGCCAGCGCAGGGGCCGCTTCCTCTTCTCCTTCCCCGGCCTCCTCGCgcccgccgccggcgccggcggccgCGTCGGGGAGCTCGCCGACCTCGGCACCAAGAACCCCGTCCTCTACCTCGAGTTCCCGCAG GGGAGGATGAAGCTGCTGGGGACGCACGTGTACCCCAAGAACAAGTACCTCACGCTGCAGATGACCAGGTCCGCCAAGGGCGTCGCCTGCGAGGACGTCTTCGAGAGCATG ATTGTGTTTTCCGAAGCCTGGTGGGTCGGGACGAAGGAGGAGAACCACGACGAGCTCAAACTCGAGTTTCCGAAAGAGATGCAGAATGTATGCAT GCTGCGGGAAGATGTTGATTTTAAAGGCGGGGCAGGTGCTGCCAGTGGCGAGGTAGTTACAGTAAATAAACCCAGAAAGCAGGCCGCTGTGCCCCGCACAGCAGAGCCCCGCACACCAGAGCCCCACACACTAGAGTATGAATCCGATGCTGATTCAGAGGATTCGGATGTTAAGGATGAGATTGGCACGCAGACTACGAGTGATACACCTGTTAGGAAATCTGCCAGAACTGCTGGGAAAACCTTCAA GTTCGCAGAGCTCGCTGGAGGAGATTCGGCTGAAAGTGACACTGAGATTGAGTTTGCTGAGGACTTGGATGAGAAG ATGGAGACTGCAGAAATTAAGGAAGAAATCCCAGTTGAAGACATTACGGAATAA
- the LOC125524440 gene encoding uncharacterized protein LOC125524440 isoform X2, with protein sequence MLRMRLARRLRVIHLLGNLPELLGKPSSSQSSLEEIRLKVTLRLSLLRTWMRRWRLQKLRKKSQLKTLRNKSQVKTLNLKILQQSLFLSRSNHLFRLICLPCLKKLKKKKRPTTTRSPKGSPATKGPAAKKQRATPTKKQSPAKKEASGSQKKQKAKVDEDEIEELSDDPSQDDDAGPAAKKQRGTPKGKQSAAKKEASGSWKKKKAKVDEELSDESYQDADMGEEEDDDSDDDWAG encoded by the exons ATGTTAAGGATGAGATTGGCACGCAGACTACGAGTGATACACCTGTTAGGAAATCTGCCAGAACTGCTGGGAAAACCTTCAA GTTCGCAGAGCTCGCTGGAGGAGATTCGGCTGAAAGTGACACTGAGATTGAGTTTGCTGAGGACTTGGATGAGAAG ATGGAGACTGCAGAAATTAAGGAAGAAATCCCAGTTGAAGACATTACGGAATAAATCCCAAGTGAAGACATTAAACCTGAAGATTCTCCAGCAGAGTCTCTTTCTATCAAGAAGCAACCACTTGTTCAGGCTAATTTGTCTACCATGTTTAAAAAAGCTGAAGAAAAAAAAG AGGCCTACAACTACAAGAAGTCCTAAAGGATCTCCAGCTACAAAAG GTCCTGCTGCTAAGAAGCAGCGAGCAACTCCAACGAAAAAACAGTCACCAGCGAAGAAGGAAG CAAGCGGATCTCAGAAAAAGCAAAAAGCAAAG GTAGACGAAGATGAAATCGAAGAGCTCTCGGATGATCCCTCTCAG GATGACGATGCAGGTCCTGCTGCTAAGAAGCAGCGAGGAACTCCAAAGGGAAAACAGTCAGCAGCGAAGAAGGAAG CAAGCGgatcctggaaaaagaaaaaggcGAAG GTAGACGAGGAGCTCTCTGATGAATCCTATCAG GATGCCGACATGGGtgaggaggaggacgatgatAGCGATGACGACTGGGCTGGGTAA